One Geomonas agri genomic region harbors:
- a CDS encoding hybrid sensor histidine kinase/response regulator: MRHLSIAELKTRIGIAIAITMVAVIGIVTLGGSGASVGSGLQQPVLILVLCVLIVILTRILFSHLDHLEATQRIVQGQQSELALAEQRERSRLKALERIATDAELEQLLQDVVQFVEDCLPGSLCSILLVDESGTRLRHGCAPSLPAEYNQAVDGIRIGKGKGSCGTAAFLRQRVVVEDLEPHPYWHNFQPARDAGLRSCWSEPVFASNGTLLGTLAVYHREPRTPGNEDLHLLESAAHLAGIAISRVRADEGRHVLEEQLRQTQKIEAVGQLAAGVAHDFNNLLTPIIVYADMLLRVSPEGSPQTRMIQSMSAAAHKASDLTQKLLSFGRKQVLHMNLLDLNEVITSFREIMRATVRDNIEIDLLLSPGAAKVQADRGQLEQVLLNLILNAQDAIEGSGSICIETGHLILDEEFHRQHPVAKPGHYILLAFSDDGCGMSEDTLRHMYEPFFTTKETGRGTGLGLATVYGVIKHHGGCIDVKSRPGQGTRFSIYLPASASAAEPLMRAAGGVAPPEHDSTERTILLVEDNQMIREVAADLLASFGYRVLVAETPSRALELSEADQQGIDLLATDVVMPEMTGPELYEKLQERHPALPVLYISGYSNAIIPQDAELRQEAIFLAKPFTLEQFMARINEMLYHVKPPQGEPPPLDHRTMARLLESQQGAPAPEHKEPQP; this comes from the coding sequence ATGAGACACCTTTCCATTGCGGAACTGAAAACACGCATCGGCATCGCCATCGCCATCACGATGGTGGCGGTGATCGGCATCGTCACCCTAGGTGGGAGCGGAGCCTCGGTAGGTTCAGGGCTGCAGCAGCCGGTGCTGATCCTCGTACTCTGCGTGCTGATCGTGATCCTGACCCGCATCCTGTTCTCCCACTTGGACCACCTCGAGGCCACCCAGCGCATCGTGCAGGGACAGCAGTCGGAACTGGCGCTCGCCGAGCAGCGGGAGCGCAGCCGGTTGAAGGCGCTGGAGCGGATCGCCACCGACGCAGAGCTGGAGCAACTGCTCCAGGACGTGGTGCAGTTTGTCGAGGACTGCCTGCCCGGGTCGCTCTGCTCCATCCTCCTCGTCGACGAGTCGGGCACCAGGCTGCGCCACGGCTGCGCGCCGTCCCTGCCCGCGGAGTACAACCAGGCCGTGGACGGGATCAGGATCGGCAAGGGGAAGGGATCGTGCGGCACCGCGGCCTTCTTGCGGCAGCGCGTGGTGGTCGAGGACCTGGAACCCCATCCCTACTGGCACAACTTCCAGCCGGCGCGGGATGCCGGCCTCAGGTCCTGCTGGTCCGAGCCGGTCTTCGCCAGTAACGGGACCCTGCTGGGGACCCTGGCGGTGTACCACCGGGAACCGCGCACGCCCGGCAACGAGGATCTTCACCTCCTAGAGTCGGCCGCCCATCTCGCCGGCATCGCCATCAGCCGGGTACGGGCCGACGAGGGGCGCCACGTCCTGGAAGAGCAGCTGCGCCAAACCCAGAAGATCGAGGCGGTGGGCCAGCTGGCGGCCGGCGTCGCCCACGATTTCAACAACCTGCTGACGCCGATCATCGTCTACGCCGACATGCTGCTCCGGGTCTCGCCCGAGGGGAGCCCGCAGACGCGCATGATCCAGTCGATGAGCGCCGCGGCCCACAAGGCGAGCGACCTCACCCAGAAGCTCCTCTCCTTCGGGCGCAAGCAGGTGCTGCACATGAACCTCCTGGACCTGAACGAAGTAATCACCTCCTTCAGGGAGATCATGCGCGCCACGGTCCGGGACAACATCGAGATCGACCTCCTGCTTTCCCCGGGTGCAGCCAAGGTTCAGGCGGACCGCGGCCAACTGGAGCAGGTGCTTTTGAACCTCATCTTAAACGCCCAGGATGCCATCGAGGGGAGCGGATCCATCTGCATCGAGACCGGGCACCTGATCCTGGACGAAGAGTTTCACCGGCAGCACCCGGTCGCCAAGCCCGGCCACTACATCCTGCTCGCCTTCAGCGACGACGGCTGCGGCATGAGCGAGGACACGCTCAGGCACATGTACGAGCCCTTCTTCACCACCAAGGAAACCGGTCGGGGCACCGGTCTCGGCCTGGCCACGGTCTACGGCGTCATCAAGCACCACGGCGGCTGCATCGACGTCAAGAGCCGCCCGGGGCAGGGAACCAGATTCTCCATCTATCTCCCCGCCAGCGCGAGCGCCGCGGAGCCCCTGATGCGTGCAGCCGGCGGCGTCGCCCCCCCTGAGCACGACAGCACCGAGAGAACCATTCTGCTGGTGGAGGACAACCAGATGATCCGCGAGGTCGCCGCCGACCTGCTTGCATCCTTCGGGTACCGCGTCCTGGTCGCGGAGACTCCGTCCCGGGCACTGGAACTGTCGGAAGCGGACCAGCAGGGGATCGACCTGCTGGCGACCGACGTGGTCATGCCGGAGATGACCGGCCCGGAGCTGTACGAGAAGTTGCAGGAACGCCATCCCGCGCTTCCGGTGCTCTACATCTCGGGGTACAGCAACGCGATCATTCCGCAGGACGCGGAACTGCGCCAGGAAGCAATCTTCCTGGCCAAGCCGTTCACGCTGGAGCAATTCATGGCCAGGATCAACGAGATGCTGTACCATGTGAAGCCGCCCCAGGGGGAGCCCCCGCCGCTGGACCACCGCACCATGGCCCGACTGCTCGAATCACAACAAGGCGCGCCGGCGCCGGAACATAAGGAACCACAGCCATGA
- a CDS encoding response regulator, with amino-acid sequence MNRRVMIVDDNEYVRASVDIICESAQLELASAASGHECIEQLEAGFRGVILMDIMMPEMDGWDTIREMVDRGLYPGNIIVMLTGMGEPDAKMDGLQEYVSDYMTKPFGPDELLDSIEYYLTLLNAPTGHD; translated from the coding sequence ATGAATAGACGGGTAATGATCGTAGACGACAACGAGTACGTCAGGGCATCGGTGGACATCATCTGCGAATCGGCGCAGCTGGAACTGGCCAGTGCGGCCAGCGGGCACGAGTGCATCGAGCAACTGGAGGCGGGATTCCGGGGCGTCATCCTGATGGACATCATGATGCCCGAAATGGACGGCTGGGACACGATCAGGGAGATGGTGGACCGGGGACTGTATCCGGGCAACATCATTGTCATGCTGACCGGCATGGGCGAGCCCGATGCCAAGATGGACGGGCTCCAGGAATACGTTTCGGACTACATGACCAAGCCCTTCGGCCCGGACGAGCTGCTTGATTCCATCGAGTACTACCTCACCCTGCTCAACGCCCCGACCGGCCATGACTAA
- a CDS encoding CheB methylesterase domain-containing protein, translating into MTKNVVVIAVSTGGPLTLKALFRELPPLDAAFLIVLHITPEMDYRIAQGLNAAASMPVKLAEDGEYLKSGHVYMAPGGLHLQLTGNNRVVLCEGPRINYVQPAADVTMLSLSKPLKGKLIGIVLTGMGRDGADGIKHIHDLGGITIAQDQQSSTIYGMPKAAAQTGAVDYVLPPQKIAGKLMELLAPL; encoded by the coding sequence ATGACTAAGAATGTCGTGGTCATAGCCGTCTCCACGGGGGGGCCGCTGACGCTCAAGGCGCTCTTCAGGGAACTCCCGCCACTGGATGCCGCCTTCCTCATCGTGCTGCACATCACGCCCGAGATGGACTACCGCATCGCCCAGGGGCTGAACGCCGCAGCGTCGATGCCGGTCAAGCTGGCCGAAGACGGCGAGTACCTGAAAAGCGGCCACGTCTACATGGCGCCGGGGGGACTGCACCTCCAGCTGACCGGCAACAACCGGGTGGTCCTGTGCGAGGGGCCGCGCATCAACTACGTGCAACCGGCTGCGGACGTCACCATGCTCTCGCTGAGCAAGCCGCTCAAGGGGAAGCTGATCGGAATCGTGCTGACCGGCATGGGGCGCGACGGGGCCGACGGGATCAAGCACATCCACGACCTCGGCGGCATCACCATCGCCCAGGACCAGCAGTCCTCCACCATCTACGGCATGCCAAAGGCTGCCGCCCAGACCGGTGCAGTGGACTACGTCCTCCCTCCCCAGAAGATCGCCGGCAAGCTGATGGAATTGCTTGCCCCGCTCTGA